Proteins from a genomic interval of Rhodococcus rhodochrous:
- the macS gene encoding MacS family sensor histidine kinase: protein MRPSPTGPDADAPLWRAAQVFRLVTVAYAVGSQFSTVVNYTRPGLSWFFVGVLVTWSLVSAVLLSREARLRRTVTVVDQILAVALMAATRLVADHDWYSNHQTMPTTLWVANAVLSAAILGGPLTGIGSALLMSVVSAVVRDQINLDLWRDATAPVLVACGVAMGFATTTARSAHRQLEQAVRVAAATEERDRLARQVHDGVLQVLALVQRRGLELGGDATELAELAREQETALRQLISEQDTDVDRGGEYADLTALVRARAGTGATVSAPADPIMIPRDRAEELAALTTAALSNTQLHAGAGAAAYILLEDLGDEIVLSIRDDGVGIEPGRLDEAREQGRMGVSKSIVGRAEWLGGVALLDSDVGEGTEWEIRVPKGE from the coding sequence ATGAGGCCGTCTCCGACCGGTCCGGATGCGGATGCGCCCCTGTGGCGGGCCGCCCAGGTCTTCCGGCTCGTGACCGTCGCATACGCGGTGGGATCGCAGTTCTCGACCGTCGTGAACTACACCCGTCCGGGGCTGTCGTGGTTCTTCGTCGGAGTGCTCGTGACGTGGTCGCTCGTCTCGGCGGTGCTGCTCTCCCGCGAGGCACGACTGAGGCGCACGGTCACCGTGGTGGACCAGATCCTCGCCGTCGCGTTGATGGCGGCGACCCGGCTGGTCGCCGACCACGACTGGTACAGCAACCACCAGACCATGCCCACCACGCTGTGGGTCGCCAACGCGGTGCTGTCGGCCGCGATCCTCGGCGGTCCGCTCACCGGCATCGGCTCGGCGCTGCTGATGTCCGTCGTCAGCGCGGTCGTGCGCGACCAGATCAACCTCGACCTGTGGCGGGACGCGACGGCGCCCGTGCTCGTCGCGTGCGGTGTGGCGATGGGTTTCGCCACCACCACCGCGCGCAGTGCGCACCGGCAACTCGAGCAGGCCGTGCGCGTGGCAGCCGCCACCGAAGAACGGGACCGGCTCGCCCGGCAGGTGCACGACGGCGTGCTCCAGGTGCTCGCGCTCGTGCAACGGCGCGGACTCGAGCTGGGCGGCGATGCGACGGAACTCGCCGAGCTGGCACGCGAACAGGAGACCGCGCTGCGGCAGCTGATCTCCGAACAGGACACCGACGTCGACCGCGGCGGTGAGTACGCCGACCTCACCGCCCTCGTCCGGGCCCGGGCCGGGACCGGTGCGACGGTGTCCGCGCCCGCCGACCCGATCATGATCCCGCGGGATCGAGCGGAGGAACTCGCGGCGCTCACAACGGCGGCGCTGTCGAACACGCAACTGCACGCCGGTGCCGGTGCCGCCGCCTACATCCTTCTCGAGGATCTCGGCGACGAGATCGTGCTCAGCATCCGGGACGACGGCGTCGGGATCGAACCGGGCAGACTCGACGAAGCTCGCGAACAGGGACGCATGGGGGTGTCCAAATCGATCGTCGGGCGAGCGGAATGGCTCGGTGGCGTCGCACTGCTCGACAGTGACGTAGGCGAAGGAACCGAATGGGAGATCCGGGTACCGAAGGGGGAATGA